A genomic stretch from Flavobacterium sp. KS-LB2 includes:
- a CDS encoding EamA family transporter: protein MKPNKYYLAAFSAFFIWGFFSLALKPLHNYPSLDILFYRVFFSVALMAVINLVFRRNVMLQNWNHFKALTAKQKKSVVVLTLGGGVFLSSNWFVFIYVMNHVSVKAASLAYMICPILTTILAFFILKEKLSKWQWFAVSISAFSCVLLSFNHFQDIFYSLITAATYAMYLVSQRKNIELDKFLVLTMQLVFTALILLPFYPSYSGDLPTESLFYNCLLVIVVFFTIIPLFLNLYALKGINSSAVGIMIYINPIIGFLLALFYYHEQVSTLQLFSYFLILISIVVFNEKLLFPRKPKSIPIEIEVLK, encoded by the coding sequence ATGAAGCCAAACAAATATTATTTAGCTGCTTTCTCTGCCTTTTTTATCTGGGGGTTTTTTAGTCTAGCCTTAAAACCGTTACACAATTACCCTTCATTAGATATTTTATTTTACCGTGTTTTTTTTAGTGTTGCGCTTATGGCAGTAATTAATCTTGTTTTTAGACGCAATGTAATGCTACAAAATTGGAATCATTTCAAAGCATTGACCGCAAAACAAAAAAAAAGTGTTGTTGTATTGACACTTGGTGGAGGCGTATTTCTATCCTCAAACTGGTTTGTTTTTATATATGTTATGAATCATGTTAGTGTAAAAGCGGCTTCATTAGCCTACATGATCTGCCCGATTCTAACAACTATATTAGCTTTTTTTATATTAAAAGAGAAACTGAGTAAGTGGCAATGGTTTGCTGTATCTATAAGTGCTTTTAGCTGTGTTTTGTTGTCATTCAACCATTTTCAAGATATTTTTTATAGCCTCATTACAGCGGCGACGTATGCTATGTATTTAGTGAGCCAAAGAAAGAATATTGAGTTGGATAAATTTCTTGTTCTGACCATGCAATTAGTATTTACAGCATTAATTCTGCTTCCTTTTTATCCTAGTTATAGTGGTGATTTACCCACAGAATCTTTATTTTATAATTGTTTACTGGTAATTGTAGTTTTTTTTACGATTATTCCGCTTTTTTTAAACTTGTACGCATTAAAAGGAATTAATTCATCTGCAGTTGGGATTATGATATATATAAATCCAATTATTGGTTTTCTATTGGCATTATTTTATTACCATGAACAAGTGAGTACACTTCAGCTATTCTCCTATTTTCTGATCCTGATTTCAATTGTTGTTTTTAATGAGAAGCTGCTATTTCCTAGAAAACCGAAAAGTATTCCAATAGAAATAGAGGTTTTAAAATAA
- a CDS encoding cysteine desulfurase family protein, whose amino-acid sequence MKKVYLDNASTTAIRAEVIQEMTKVMTEEYGNPSSTHSLGRSAKNILELSRKSIAKNLNATAQEIIFTSCGTEANNWILRSAVEDLQVKRIITSKIEHHAVLYTALVLEKEYNIQIDYVNVKPNGEIDITHLVELLSQEKKTLVSLMHVNNETGTILDLERIGRICQEHNVLFHSDTVQSIGKATIDLQTIPVDFIVASAHKFHGPKGVGFAFIRKNSGLQPLFFGGEQEKGLRAGTEALHQIAGMAKALELCYTNLETEQNHIIELKNYLISQLKTEFPDFKINGTPNGFYTVLNVLLPFPPAKTSMLLFHLDMKGIAVSRGSACQSGSIKPSHVLAEMLSEEDLKKPSLRISFSHYNTKDDIDLLIEALKTI is encoded by the coding sequence ATGAAAAAAGTATATCTCGATAACGCTTCTACAACCGCTATTCGTGCTGAAGTTATTCAAGAAATGACCAAAGTTATGACGGAAGAGTATGGAAATCCATCTTCGACGCATAGTTTAGGTCGTTCCGCCAAAAACATTTTGGAGCTTTCCAGAAAATCGATAGCAAAGAACCTAAATGCAACTGCACAAGAGATTATTTTTACATCTTGTGGTACAGAAGCTAACAATTGGATTCTTCGTTCTGCGGTTGAAGATTTACAAGTAAAACGAATTATTACCAGTAAAATAGAGCATCATGCGGTTTTGTATACGGCTCTAGTCTTAGAAAAGGAGTACAATATTCAAATTGATTATGTGAATGTGAAACCAAATGGGGAAATAGATATTACACATTTAGTAGAGTTATTGTCGCAGGAAAAGAAAACATTAGTCAGCTTGATGCATGTAAATAATGAAACAGGAACTATTTTAGATTTAGAACGAATAGGTCGTATTTGTCAAGAACATAATGTCTTATTTCATTCGGATACAGTACAATCCATTGGAAAGGCAACGATTGACTTACAAACAATTCCTGTTGATTTTATTGTAGCAAGTGCCCACAAATTTCACGGACCTAAAGGTGTGGGTTTTGCTTTTATTCGAAAAAATTCAGGCTTACAACCGTTATTTTTTGGTGGCGAACAAGAAAAAGGATTGCGAGCAGGAACAGAAGCGTTGCATCAAATCGCTGGTATGGCAAAAGCATTGGAGTTGTGTTATACCAATTTAGAAACAGAACAAAATCATATTATCGAGTTGAAAAACTATTTGATTTCCCAATTAAAAACTGAATTTCCAGATTTTAAAATCAATGGAACTCCAAATGGATTTTATACTGTTTTGAATGTTTTATTGCCTTTTCCACCAGCAAAAACGTCGATGCTTTTATTTCATTTAGACATGAAGGGAATTGCAGTTTCACGCGGAAGTGCTTGTCAATCAGGAAGTATAAAACCTTCACATGTTTTAGCCGAAATGCTTTCTGAAGAAGATTTGAAAAAACCAAGTTTGCGCATTTCATTTAGTCATTATAATACAAAAGACGATATTGATTTACTGATTGAAGCCTTGAAAACAATATAA
- a CDS encoding glycosyltransferase has protein sequence MKFETGIKMLIVSSYPPRECGIATFTNDIVNALDVVFGDTLPVEVCALQNKDQDFQYPEEVSYVLPVDSLIDYRLVAEKINERNDIGLVCIQHEFGLFRGEYGDHILSFILALNKPIVTVFHTVLPTPNEKRKKVVYAITDLSDKIVVLTKNSKEVLAEYYNCQPSKIMVIPHGNHTVLWEQKKILKDSYGFKDKIVLSTFGLISENKGIETVLRALPQIVVHHPEIIYLIIGKTHPEILNREGEKYRHSLQCIVKELDLDNNVIFINEYLKLQQLLEFLTLSEIYLFSSKDPNQTVSGTFAYAMSSGCAVISTPIPHAIESLVNGNGMLLKSFDNPEEFQKSICYLIENKEQRTIMGRNAFSMARATNWENIAIQYRLLFDQLTSREDELRFNFPPIKLDHIKKMTTDFGILQFSKFSQPDPESGYTLDDNARALINMVMYNKAFPNKENLKLANIYLSFIEGIQQHDGWFDNYKDYNNQLTKQNAEVNLEDANGRALWSLGTVIYHRQNLPLEMICRAVKCWDKAIKNITNIKSPRAIAYTLKGLYLYYETYKDEEIKNHIEKLADELLYHYNINSAEDWCWYEDYMTYANNVLPEAMMYSYLVTKKSKYKKIAIITFDFLLSHYFMKGQLKVISNRGWFNKQNERIFYGEQPIEVATTIIALDLFYQVTQNKKYKDQLKLAFIWFLGNNHLKQIMYNPENGASYDGLEDKHININQGAESTLCFFKARLIMEKYAEKPSIQLKISKTKSLNT, from the coding sequence ATGAAATTCGAGACAGGAATAAAAATGCTAATTGTAAGCTCCTATCCGCCAAGAGAATGTGGAATAGCAACTTTTACTAATGATATTGTCAATGCATTGGATGTAGTCTTTGGAGATACGCTTCCTGTAGAAGTATGTGCATTGCAAAATAAAGATCAAGATTTTCAATATCCTGAAGAAGTAAGCTATGTCCTACCTGTTGACTCTCTAATCGATTATAGATTAGTTGCCGAAAAAATAAATGAACGTAACGATATTGGGTTAGTGTGTATCCAACATGAATTTGGCCTATTTAGAGGAGAATATGGAGATCACATCCTATCTTTTATATTAGCACTCAACAAACCCATAGTAACCGTTTTTCATACCGTTCTGCCTACTCCGAATGAGAAAAGAAAAAAAGTGGTTTACGCAATCACTGATTTATCAGACAAAATCGTGGTGTTAACAAAAAACTCAAAAGAAGTCTTAGCTGAATATTACAACTGTCAACCCTCGAAAATTATGGTTATTCCTCATGGCAATCACACCGTACTTTGGGAACAAAAAAAAATACTGAAAGATAGTTACGGATTCAAGGATAAGATTGTTTTATCAACCTTTGGGTTAATAAGTGAAAATAAAGGAATAGAAACCGTATTGCGTGCATTACCGCAAATTGTGGTGCATCATCCCGAAATCATTTATTTAATTATAGGAAAAACACACCCAGAAATTTTAAACAGAGAGGGAGAGAAATACCGCCATTCACTTCAGTGCATTGTAAAAGAACTCGATTTAGATAACAATGTAATTTTCATTAATGAGTATCTTAAATTACAACAGCTACTCGAATTTTTAACCTTATCTGAAATTTATTTATTCAGTTCCAAAGATCCAAATCAAACTGTGAGTGGGACTTTTGCCTATGCCATGAGTAGCGGTTGTGCCGTCATTTCAACTCCAATACCACATGCTATTGAGTCATTAGTAAACGGAAATGGAATGCTGCTTAAAAGTTTTGACAATCCAGAAGAATTTCAAAAATCGATATGCTATCTAATTGAAAATAAAGAACAAAGAACAATCATGGGAAGAAATGCTTTTTCGATGGCTCGTGCTACAAATTGGGAAAATATAGCCATACAGTATCGTCTTTTATTTGATCAATTAACAAGTCGAGAAGATGAATTAAGATTTAATTTCCCACCAATAAAATTAGATCATATCAAAAAAATGACAACAGATTTTGGAATTCTACAGTTTTCAAAATTTAGCCAGCCAGATCCTGAATCGGGGTATACATTAGACGATAATGCCAGAGCACTAATCAATATGGTTATGTATAACAAAGCTTTTCCTAATAAAGAAAATTTAAAACTAGCCAATATCTATTTAAGTTTTATTGAAGGCATACAACAACACGATGGCTGGTTTGATAATTATAAAGATTATAACAATCAACTTACCAAACAAAACGCTGAAGTAAATCTTGAAGATGCTAATGGTAGGGCTTTATGGAGCTTAGGAACCGTTATTTACCACAGACAAAACTTACCACTAGAAATGATTTGCCGTGCAGTAAAATGCTGGGACAAGGCGATTAAAAACATTACTAATATCAAATCTCCAAGAGCTATAGCATACACATTAAAAGGATTATACCTCTATTATGAAACATACAAAGACGAGGAAATAAAAAATCATATTGAGAAACTGGCCGATGAACTTCTGTACCATTATAACATCAATTCTGCTGAGGACTGGTGCTGGTATGAAGATTACATGACCTATGCTAATAATGTATTACCTGAAGCCATGATGTACAGTTATTTAGTCACAAAAAAATCAAAGTATAAAAAAATAGCGATTATCACTTTCGATTTTTTACTCTCTCATTATTTCATGAAGGGACAATTGAAAGTAATATCAAACCGAGGTTGGTTCAATAAACAAAATGAGAGAATATTCTATGGTGAACAACCTATTGAAGTGGCTACAACTATAATTGCTCTCGATTTGTTTTATCAAGTAACGCAAAATAAAAAATATAAGGACCAATTAAAGCTCGCTTTCATCTGGTTTTTAGGAAATAATCATCTAAAACAAATCATGTATAATCCTGAAAATGGAGCTTCTTATGATGGATTAGAAGACAAACACATCAATATCAATCAGGGAGCTGAATCAACCTTATGCTTTTTTAAAGCGCGCTTAATCATGGAAAAATATGCTGAAAAACCATCCATTCAATTAAAAATATCCAAAACAAAGTCCTTAAATACTTAA
- a CDS encoding glycoside hydrolase family 130 protein, with product MVAIEKLGIILSPTENPFENDGVFNPGIYQEGNTIHVLYRAVEHGNYSTIGYAKLDGPTKLLERNKQPLIIRDFEYEKHGVEDSRIVKIEDTYYITYTAYDGVNAMGALATSRDLIHFEKHGIITPHVNYNEYESYVNYCDHHKLNPKYHQYYNLFAQIGLVSDEFRLLRDKDVVLFPRKINGKFVMLHRIWPGIQIVEFEHWKDLTEAFWRAYIINLVDYIVLDPKDIFEVNYIGAGGPPIETEYGWLLIYHGVQETTKGKTYHAKAALLQLDNPKIELSRLPFPLFSPTKKWEMEGKVSNVVFPTGHALFGNDLYIYYGVGDKHIAVAKLDINELLLELRKQP from the coding sequence ATGGTTGCAATAGAAAAATTAGGAATAATTCTAAGTCCAACTGAAAACCCTTTTGAAAATGACGGCGTGTTTAATCCTGGCATTTATCAAGAAGGAAATACAATTCACGTTTTATACCGAGCAGTAGAACATGGCAATTATTCAACCATAGGCTATGCTAAGTTAGATGGACCAACTAAGCTTCTAGAACGCAACAAACAGCCATTAATTATACGTGATTTTGAATATGAAAAACACGGCGTAGAAGATTCCCGTATTGTAAAAATTGAAGATACCTATTACATAACCTATACAGCTTATGATGGTGTCAATGCAATGGGAGCCCTTGCTACTTCAAGAGATTTAATTCATTTTGAAAAACACGGAATTATTACTCCGCATGTAAATTACAATGAATATGAAAGTTATGTAAATTATTGTGATCATCATAAACTCAATCCAAAATACCATCAATACTATAATCTTTTTGCACAAATAGGATTAGTTTCAGATGAATTCAGATTACTCAGAGATAAGGATGTAGTTCTATTTCCAAGGAAAATAAATGGGAAATTTGTCATGTTACACCGTATTTGGCCAGGAATTCAAATAGTAGAATTTGAGCACTGGAAGGATTTAACCGAAGCATTTTGGAGAGCATACATTATTAATTTAGTTGATTACATTGTACTAGACCCAAAAGACATTTTTGAAGTTAATTATATAGGAGCCGGTGGTCCACCTATTGAAACAGAATATGGATGGTTGCTAATATATCATGGTGTACAAGAAACAACTAAAGGAAAAACATACCATGCTAAAGCCGCTTTATTACAATTAGATAATCCTAAAATTGAGCTTTCAAGACTACCCTTTCCCCTATTTTCTCCTACTAAAAAATGGGAAATGGAAGGTAAAGTCAGTAATGTTGTTTTCCCAACTGGACATGCGTTATTTGGGAATGATCTTTACATTTATTATGGTGTAGGAGACAAACATATTGCTGTGGCAAAATTAGACATCAATGAATTGCTTCTCGAATTGAGAAAACAACCTTAA
- a CDS encoding MlaD family protein gives MEKTTSQKLRLGLFVIIGLTLFVLAVYFIGDKQKMFGKTNHLKAVFNNVSGLQLGNNVRYSGINVGTVRAIDMVNDSVIQVNMLIDNTIFPHIRKNAIATIGSDGLVGNMIINIIPGKGIEAPVQPGDEIQSLSRIRTDDMLNTLGVTNKNAALLTADLLKITQEINQGKGTVGVLIKDSTLANDFKKTMHYLKITGKETSESVTKLNRLISSLENKNNVIGFLKDTAVANNMKAVVRNLDQSSSEINKVVSNLNLTIANIKDGKGAINYLSNNPKLVQKIDSTMTNINQASSRLNQNMEALKHNFLFRGYFKKQEKAKLKEQKKEEEQK, from the coding sequence ATGGAAAAAACGACTTCACAAAAACTGCGTCTCGGACTTTTTGTTATCATCGGATTAACGCTATTTGTACTGGCAGTGTACTTCATTGGCGATAAGCAAAAAATGTTTGGAAAAACCAATCATCTTAAAGCGGTTTTTAATAACGTAAGTGGCTTACAATTAGGAAATAACGTACGATACTCTGGTATCAATGTAGGTACGGTACGCGCGATAGATATGGTTAACGACTCTGTCATTCAAGTTAATATGCTCATTGACAACACCATCTTTCCTCACATTAGAAAAAATGCTATTGCCACCATAGGCTCTGATGGCTTGGTGGGTAACATGATTATAAATATTATTCCCGGCAAAGGAATAGAAGCCCCAGTACAACCTGGAGATGAAATTCAATCTCTAAGCCGCATTCGTACAGATGATATGCTGAATACTCTTGGTGTGACCAATAAAAATGCAGCACTTCTTACAGCTGATTTACTTAAAATTACACAGGAAATAAATCAAGGAAAAGGGACAGTAGGAGTATTAATTAAGGATTCTACTTTAGCTAATGATTTCAAAAAAACAATGCATTATTTAAAAATTACCGGAAAAGAAACCTCAGAGTCTGTGACAAAATTAAACCGACTTATTTCTTCATTAGAAAATAAAAACAATGTGATAGGCTTTTTGAAAGATACAGCTGTTGCCAATAATATGAAAGCAGTTGTACGCAATTTAGACCAATCTAGTAGCGAAATAAATAAGGTAGTAAGTAACCTCAACTTGACAATTGCAAATATTAAAGATGGAAAAGGAGCTATCAACTACTTATCTAATAACCCAAAATTAGTTCAAAAAATAGACTCTACGATGACTAACATTAACCAAGCGAGTTCCCGTTTAAATCAAAACATGGAAGCCTTGAAACACAATTTTCTATTTCGTGGATATTTTAAAAAACAGGAAAAAGCAAAACTGAAAGAGCAGAAAAAAGAAGAAGAGCAGAAATAG
- a CDS encoding ABC transporter ATP-binding protein has translation MNTLLPNKKTIIEIKDLKKSYGNNHVLDGFNMVLNEGENLVIMGKSGSGKSVMIKCLIGLEEHDSGTIVIMGKDISKLDREELDDLRTEVGFLFQGSALYDSMTVRENLEFPLRRHKKKFGNIKDTTPLVMEALENVGLAHTINLMPEELSGGMKRRIALARTLILQPKIILYDEPTTGLDPITAKEILLLMKSIQKKYNTSAIIITHDVDCARVISNRMILLVGGINYIEGTFEELSTSTDPQVQAFFK, from the coding sequence ATGAATACACTTCTACCAAATAAAAAAACCATTATAGAAATCAAAGACTTAAAGAAAAGCTATGGTAACAATCATGTTTTGGATGGTTTTAATATGGTTTTGAATGAAGGAGAAAATCTAGTTATTATGGGAAAATCAGGTTCTGGAAAATCTGTTATGATAAAATGCCTCATTGGATTAGAAGAACATGACAGCGGAACTATAGTAATAATGGGCAAAGATATCAGTAAACTTGACCGAGAGGAATTAGATGATCTACGCACAGAAGTAGGTTTTCTTTTTCAAGGTAGCGCACTCTACGACTCAATGACCGTCAGAGAAAATTTAGAATTTCCGCTACGCCGTCACAAAAAAAAATTTGGTAATATAAAAGACACCACGCCACTCGTTATGGAAGCTTTAGAAAATGTTGGGCTCGCTCATACTATAAATCTAATGCCAGAAGAACTTTCGGGTGGAATGAAACGCAGGATTGCTTTGGCAAGAACTTTAATTCTACAACCAAAAATAATACTGTATGATGAGCCAACTACGGGTTTAGATCCTATCACCGCGAAGGAAATTTTACTCTTAATGAAATCCATCCAAAAAAAATACAATACTTCGGCAATCATAATAACACACGACGTAGATTGCGCCAGAGTGATTTCGAACCGAATGATTTTACTGGTTGGTGGTATAAATTATATCGAAGGAACTTTTGAGGAATTATCCACCTCAACTGATCCTCAAGTACAAGCTTTCTTTAAATAA
- a CDS encoding MlaE family ABC transporter permease codes for MNTIYKIIELFKSFLLEVGELSYFAGRFFKEAFKHPSEFKEFLRQCFYMGNRSLLLVSVTGFIIGLVFTLQSRPTLQEFGAVSWMPSMVSISLIREIGPIITALICAGRIGSGIGAELGSMRVTEQIDAMEVSGTNPFKYLVVTRILATTFMLPILVFFGDTIAIFGSFLVENIKGNVSFLLYYNQVFDALEFGDLIPATIKTFFFGFAIGLVGCFKGYYCKKGTAGVGLAANSAVVFTSMLLFIIDFVAVFITDIFYDL; via the coding sequence ATGAATACTATTTATAAAATAATCGAATTGTTTAAAAGTTTTTTACTTGAAGTTGGTGAGCTCTCGTACTTTGCTGGTCGTTTTTTCAAAGAAGCTTTTAAGCACCCTTCGGAATTCAAAGAGTTCCTTAGGCAATGCTTTTATATGGGAAATAGGTCTTTATTACTTGTTTCCGTAACAGGATTTATTATTGGTTTGGTTTTCACTTTACAATCCCGTCCCACATTACAGGAATTTGGAGCAGTTTCTTGGATGCCCTCAATGGTGAGTATTTCCCTCATTAGAGAAATTGGACCTATCATAACCGCTCTAATCTGTGCAGGCCGTATTGGTTCTGGAATTGGTGCTGAATTAGGGTCTATGAGAGTTACAGAACAAATTGATGCCATGGAAGTTTCTGGCACAAATCCTTTCAAGTATTTAGTAGTAACCCGCATATTAGCTACTACTTTTATGTTACCAATTCTTGTTTTTTTTGGAGATACTATTGCCATTTTTGGCTCTTTTCTGGTAGAAAATATTAAGGGAAATGTTTCCTTTTTATTGTATTACAATCAAGTTTTTGACGCTTTAGAATTTGGGGATTTAATCCCTGCAACCATTAAAACGTTCTTTTTTGGGTTTGCCATCGGCCTGGTGGGCTGTTTTAAAGGGTATTACTGTAAAAAAGGAACTGCAGGTGTAGGTTTAGCAGCTAATTCTGCAGTGGTTTTTACTTCAATGTTATTGTTTATTATTGACTTTGTTGCTGTTTTTATCACGGATATTTTTTACGATTTATAA
- a CDS encoding cation-translocating P-type ATPase, producing MNWHLLPLSEIIQLLNTTPSGIDSITASERLCEYGKNQIEDIKKKTILQMVLSQLSDFMIMILIIAAIISGILGDLTDTIIILAIIIINALVGFIQEFRAEKAMEALKKMAANHTRILREGNMMDIPALDLVPGDVVVLEAGNVIPADIRFFETHQTKVDESALTGESNNVEKSIEELPDGNFALGDQTNMGYKGTSVTNGRALGYVVATGMQTELGHIAKMIQTDEISTPLQKRLATFGKRLSVIILIICAIIFWIGWLRGESMMTMLITSISLAVAAIPEALPALVTIALAFGAKKLAKNNVLIRKLPAVETLGSVTYICSDKTGTLTMNQMTVQEIFETSDTKYNTVFEQKNKLLHAMALNHDVSKDENGKWLGDSTEVALVQYAFDKNLNRTDLELIFPRIAELPFDSKRKCMTTLHQNQNIATEIIVITKGAVDELFKKLNSDQQSNIPEFEQKVNEMAQKGYRVLGYAMKTLSSLPENLDSETIETELTLIGFVGMIDPPREEARQAVRECKEAGIIPVMITGDHKFTAKAIAEKLGIISSNEDLVLTGNELSEITQTEFIKIVEKVRVYARVNPEQKLRIINALQSKNHFVAMTGDGVNDAPALKNADIGIAMGINGTEVSKEASHMILLDDNFATIIVAVKHGRKIFDNILKFIKYIMTGNSGEIWAIFLAPFFGLPIPLLAIHILWINLVTDGLPGLALASEPAEANIMKRNPRNPTKNIFSNSMALHILWVGFLMGCVTIGMQAYAIHLANTHWQTMAFTVLCFSQLGHVMVIRSGHKSIFKIGFFSNKPMVGALLITIALQFMIIYMPFFNEIFKTQPLTLHEMGLTLAVSSIVFWTVEIEKWVKNSNNQP from the coding sequence ATGAACTGGCATTTACTTCCGTTATCCGAAATAATACAGTTGCTAAACACAACTCCATCCGGTATTGATTCCATAACGGCATCTGAACGCTTATGTGAATATGGGAAAAACCAAATTGAAGATATAAAGAAGAAGACAATACTACAAATGGTACTCTCTCAGTTATCTGATTTTATGATCATGATTCTGATTATAGCGGCAATTATATCAGGCATATTAGGTGATCTTACAGACACAATAATTATTCTTGCAATTATTATTATTAATGCTCTGGTGGGGTTTATCCAAGAATTTAGGGCCGAAAAAGCGATGGAAGCATTGAAAAAAATGGCAGCAAATCATACCCGTATTTTACGAGAAGGAAACATGATGGATATTCCAGCTCTTGATTTGGTTCCGGGTGATGTTGTAGTACTTGAGGCCGGCAACGTTATCCCAGCTGACATTCGATTTTTTGAAACACATCAAACAAAAGTAGACGAATCAGCACTTACCGGAGAATCTAACAATGTAGAAAAAAGCATTGAAGAACTTCCAGACGGGAACTTCGCACTTGGAGACCAGACGAATATGGGCTACAAAGGAACTTCGGTTACTAATGGGCGTGCCCTTGGATATGTAGTGGCAACAGGAATGCAAACTGAATTGGGACACATTGCAAAAATGATACAAACCGATGAAATCTCTACACCATTACAAAAAAGACTAGCCACTTTTGGCAAACGATTATCAGTCATTATACTCATTATATGTGCTATTATTTTCTGGATTGGATGGTTACGAGGCGAATCGATGATGACTATGTTAATAACGTCTATTTCACTTGCTGTTGCTGCCATTCCAGAGGCTTTACCCGCATTAGTTACTATTGCTTTGGCTTTTGGTGCTAAGAAATTAGCCAAAAACAATGTACTCATTCGGAAATTACCAGCCGTAGAAACATTGGGTTCTGTTACCTACATCTGTTCTGACAAAACAGGAACCCTTACGATGAATCAAATGACTGTACAGGAAATTTTTGAAACATCAGACACAAAATACAATACTGTTTTTGAACAAAAAAACAAGCTTCTTCATGCAATGGCTTTAAATCACGATGTCTCAAAAGATGAAAACGGAAAATGGCTAGGCGACTCTACCGAGGTAGCCTTAGTACAATATGCTTTCGATAAAAATTTAAACCGTACTGATTTAGAACTAATATTTCCTAGAATTGCTGAATTGCCTTTTGATTCCAAAAGAAAATGCATGACTACTCTACATCAAAACCAAAATATTGCTACTGAAATTATAGTAATTACAAAAGGAGCCGTAGATGAATTGTTTAAAAAACTGAATTCCGATCAACAATCAAATATTCCCGAATTTGAACAAAAAGTAAATGAAATGGCGCAGAAAGGCTATCGGGTTTTAGGATATGCCATGAAAACACTCTCCTCATTACCGGAAAACTTAGATTCGGAAACAATTGAAACAGAACTCACACTTATTGGGTTTGTAGGCATGATTGACCCACCACGAGAAGAAGCGAGACAAGCCGTCAGAGAGTGCAAGGAAGCAGGTATTATTCCAGTAATGATTACGGGCGATCATAAATTCACTGCAAAAGCAATTGCCGAAAAACTGGGAATCATTTCTTCTAACGAGGATCTTGTGCTGACAGGTAACGAATTATCTGAAATAACACAAACCGAATTCATAAAAATCGTAGAGAAAGTACGGGTATATGCCCGTGTCAATCCCGAACAGAAACTTCGAATCATTAATGCCTTACAATCCAAAAATCATTTTGTAGCCATGACCGGTGATGGTGTCAATGATGCTCCAGCACTTAAAAATGCGGACATTGGAATTGCAATGGGAATCAACGGAACCGAAGTCTCCAAAGAAGCTTCTCACATGATTTTATTGGATGATAACTTTGCTACCATTATTGTTGCAGTTAAACACGGCAGAAAAATATTTGATAATATTCTGAAATTCATCAAGTACATAATGACTGGAAACTCGGGCGAAATCTGGGCCATTTTTTTAGCACCGTTCTTTGGGTTACCTATTCCATTATTAGCTATTCACATTCTTTGGATCAATTTAGTGACCGATGGTTTGCCCGGATTGGCATTAGCCTCAGAGCCAGCTGAAGCAAATATTATGAAACGAAATCCCCGAAATCCAACTAAAAATATTTTCTCAAATAGTATGGCTCTGCATATTTTATGGGTTGGTTTTTTGATGGGTTGCGTTACTATAGGAATGCAGGCTTATGCTATACATTTGGCAAACACACATTGGCAAACGATGGCTTTTACTGTACTTTGCTTTAGTCAATTAGGACATGTAATGGTCATTCGTTCTGGGCATAAATCGATATTCAAAATTGGATTTTTTTCTAACAAACCTATGGTCGGTGCACTGTTGATAACCATTGCACTTCAATTTATGATTATTTATATGCCTTTCTTTAATGAAATTTTCAAAACACAACCACTTACTTTACATGAAATGGGACTCACCTTGGCTGTATCAAGCATAGTTTTTTGGACTGTAGAAATAGAAAAATGGGTAAAAAACAGCAACAATCAACCTTAA